The DNA region TTCTTTGAATTCAATACGTGCCCATTCGACCACACTTCCGGAAAGCAGGGTATGTATATTTGTAGGAATAGCCATGTGTTTTCACCGTCTTTCTGATTTAACTACTTTAAATTATATAATAAAAAAACAATAATCGCAACTACGAATTCCATGATTTCACAATAATTAGTCATTATTTAGCTGATATTACATCGCTAATTCATCGTACAATATTCAAAACAAATATTGTTTTTTTATATCGAATGTGCTATAATTAAACCACAATATGTATAGACTTATTAACTAATATTTTCATTGCGAAAATATAATATGATATTGGAGGGATTAAAAATGCAATGTCCTAATTGTGGCGCTGAAATCGTAAATAATAAATGTGATTACTGTGATACCAAGATTTCAAATTATCATAGCAAGAATACACCAAGTATCCGTCCTAATTATAGCAATTTTTCAAATTCATTAGCAATTAACGGTGGCAATGCAACAGGTAATATAGGCCAAGTTAATAAACTATATGATGAAGAAAAGTTTCATGCAGCACAAGGACATGGTTATGCAGCTGAAAGAGCAAACAATTTATGCGATAAAGCAACTGGTCATAAAGCTAAGATTGTAGGAGATAACAATGCTTTAAATGGAGCAGATCGTATAGTTGACGGGGTAATGATTCAATCAAAGTATTGTAAAACCGGAAAAGCTTGTATAAATAATTGCTTCCAAGACGGCAAATTCAGATATATGGTGGATGGTAAACCAATGCAAATAGAAGTTCCGTCAGATAATTATGAAGAAGCAATAAAGGCTATGGAAGAAAAAATAAAAGAAGGGAAAATGCCTGGCATAACCAACCCTAATGAAGCTAAAAACATAATAAGAAAAGGTCACTTTACCTATTCACAAGCCAAAAATATTGCTAAAGCAGGAACTATTGAATCGCTTTCCTACGACGCAGCTAACGGCATTATAATATCGTCTTCTACATTTGGAATTACAACAATCATTTCTTTAGCAACAAACCTATGGAACGGAGAAGATTTTGAAAAATCACTTAAAATGGCAACTTTATCAGGTTTAGAAGTAAGCGGAACTGCATTTGTCACGACTATTATTTCAAGTCAATTAGAAAAAGCAGGATTAAATTATGCTATGGTTGAAAGTACAGAGGCAATTGTTAAAGTTTTAGGTCCAAAAGCTTCGGCTGTATTAGTAAATGCATTTCGGAAATCCACTCAAAACGGAAGCAATATACATGGTGTGGCCGCAATGAAAAGTGCAGCCAAAATATTAAGAACTAATATAATAACAACTGGAACGACAATAGTGGTTCTTTCATTTTATGATATTATCGATATATTAAATGGTAGAATCTCTTTCAAGCAATTACTTTTGAATTTTAACCAAAACGTGATTTGTAAAACATCAGGAAGTATTGGGATAATCATTTCTGGAACTATACCTGGAGTTGGACATATTATTAGTATTGCTATCAGTTCAGCAGTAACTTCAACAATTAATTTAACAAACACCTTTATTATGGAAAAATTGGTTACAAGTGATGCACAACAAATGATAAAAGTAATTCAATGTGAACTTGAAAAATTATCTATCGATTATTTACTAAATCAATCTGAAATAGATATAATTCAGAATAATTTAGCTGAAATTATTGATGGCAATATAATCAAACAAATGTATGCTAGTAAATGCAGAGAGGAATATGCATGCAATCTTCTTATTCCAATCATCGAAAAAGAAACTGGAAAACGTAACAGATTAGAAAAAATTAATACTGATCAAATATCTGAAAATCTTAAAGTAATACTCGAAGATATTGCAAATACTTCTAACTTATAAAACCAATAAGCTCTGATATTAGCGAATTGAAAGATTATAAAAATCAATTCTGGATAGGAAATATCAACTCATATTCTCGCAGAACGGAGTAAAAACAATGAATTTCGAATGGAAAAGTGTTATCTCAACGTCCCGTTAAACGAAACCGGAATTCAGGATCATGAATACGATACTGATATGTCTAACATATACACTGTAACACTCGACATCAAAGAATACGATCTTCTCAGTGATTTATTTCATGAATGGAATCAGAAGTTTGATATCATTATTGATATCTTTGAAGATGAGACATTAAATGCTGAATCATGTTCAGAAGCAATGATAATACTTGATAATCACATTAATCAGAACAATAATGAAGATTTCAGAAAAGCAGCGCAAAAACTAAAACTTGCACTCAGTAAAGCAATACAGCTAAACATGCCGCTATTTCTTGATTTTTAAGTTACTAAAACTTCTTAGTTCTGTCTTATCGGATGTGAAAAACTTAACTCAGATTTTCCAGACACCGTCTGGAAAATTTCAGATGTAGATATCTTATAACAATCAAATAAAACCTTTCAGGAGAAACAAAAATGAACTCAATATATGACAGAAGAAGCATACGAAAATACAAGGACAAATCGGTAGATAAGCAGCTCATAACAGCTATGATCGACGCCGGCAGAGTTGCACCTTCAGCGAAAAACAGACAACCGTGGAAATACATTGTTTTCTCTGGACAATCAAAAGAAGAAATGCTTGATAAAATGGAAGCCGGAATTAACAGAGAAGTAAACGGATCACCTTCCCTCCCGGCATCATCAAATGGCATTCCTGATGCACGTAATACACTTAAAATTATGCGGGAAGCACCGGTCATCATTCTTGTACTCAATACAAACGGAAAATCACCCTTTGAACCAATAAGTGCAGATGGCCGTATCACTGAGATATGCGATACACTTTCGATAGGTGCATCAATACAGAATATTCTCCTTAAGGCAACTGAGCTTGGACTCGGTACCCTTTGGATAGCAAACACCTGCTTTGCTTACAGAGAACTCACTGAATATCTTGATACCAAAAATCAGCTTGTCGGCGCGATTGCCGTCGGCTATCCGGATGAATCACCAAATCCGCGTCCGAGAAAATCACTCGATGAAATAATAGAGTTTCGATAATGGATTGTCCGCTTTTGAACGATTATTACGGAACGAATAATAACTTCATTTACGACCACTTAAAAAGGAACAGCCGCCGGCTGTTCCTTTTCCAATTTATAATCAAATCAATGACGAATAGTACACCCTAAACTTTTCAGCACACTCTTTCCATTCTCGTTCTGCAGCCTGCCAGATAATATTACCTTCTTCGTCGCCCACATTCAGATAAATTCCATCGCACTGGTTCCAGCCATATAATAGATATCGTCTGTTTCGGATATAGAAACTGCATTCTTCACCTTTTTCAGCACAGCGAAACAGTTCATCCTGAAAGCTCAGCCGCATCTGATACCATTCTGCGCCGCCATGTGATGAATCTGAAACGCCTTCATTTACAAATCCAAAACGGCTGTAGAATTTTATAAGTTCTTTTTTACATGTAAGAACAATGCCTGTACGACCTCGTTTTTTGGTTTCTTCAATAACGAAACTCATAAGCCGTGATACATTTCCTTTTCTCCTGTATTCCGTATCTGTTGCCACTCCGAATAACATGAGCCACTCTCCGTCAGGGGCAAAAAGCGATGTGTCTTCATACATCTGATCACACAGGTCTCTCTTCGATGCCGGCATTCCGTTTATCATTGAAATGATCCTGCCCTCGTCTTCGACGACCCAGAAAGTATCACAATATTTATTTATCCTTAATTCAAATGAATTTCTTTTTGCCGCCTCAGCCAAAGTAAAACATCTGCTTTCAAGTTCTGTTACACTTTCAAGATCAGACAGAACAACATTTCTAATTTTCATTTTCAGTATATCTCCTTGCAACTTCTTTTCCGGTGATAAGTACCTCTTTCTTGTGAAGCAACTTGCCCTACTAATAATATCAAAACAGTATGATTATATCATACCGCCGAAAGTATGTCAATCAAATATATCATTTATACCGAGATATACCAGAACAAAAAATCAATTCATTTACGACCACTAAAAAAACAGGAGCAGCCTTCGTGTTGCTCCTGTTTTTGTGTGTCTGTTATGACTACTATATGATGAGATGAGAAAGGAAAATGTCTTAATCTTTGCGATCTTCGCACTGCTGCGATTTTCGCGACGGACTTCACTGCGGTTCAGAACAGTAAAGTCTGATTATGCACGCTGTTATCAGAGTGCTGCGAGTTCCTTGCAGTTTCCTGCTATAGAACCGTAAAGTTTTGTGTAGAGCTGATAGTACTTTTCGTACTCAGCTGTTCTTGAAGCGTCAGGTTCCTGTGTCTTGTCAGTCTTTATCATGACTTCACATGCCTTTTCAACGCTTTCGTAAACGCCTGTACCAACGAATGCAAGTATCGCAACACCGAGTGCCGGACCTTCCTTGCATGTTACTGTTTTAACAGGACAGTCATAAAGATCTGCGAGCATGGTTCTCCAGAGAGGAGATGTTCCGCCGCCGCCGCAGGCCATCATGTCATTTATCTCAGTACCCATTTCACTGATGATACTCTTGCAGTCGCGGAGTGAGTAAGCTACACCTTCCATTACCGCACGGATGAAATGAGCCTTGGTATGCATTGCTGAGAGTCCGAAGAAGCATCCTCTTATATCAGGATCGAGATGAGGAGTTCTTTCTCCCATGAGATAAGGGAGATACAGAAGCTTGTCAGCGCCTATTTTAACTGATTCAGCTTCCTTGTCCATAAGGAAGTATTCACTTACACCTTCAGCATTAGCCTTATCCATTTCTTCCTTGCAGAAGTTGTCACGGAACCACTTGAGTGACAGGCCGGCAGCCTGTGTAACGCCCATGATGTGCCAGCAGCCTGGTACCGCACAGCAGAATGTATGAACTCTGCCCTTAGGGTCGATCTGAACTGATGATGTGTGTGCAAATACAACACCGCTGGTTCCGATAGTTGTAAATGCCTTTCCGTCCTTAACAATTCCTGTACCGACTGCAGCTGCAGCATTGTCGCCTGCACCGCCTACGACCGGTGTGCCGGCCTTAAGTCCGGTGATCTGTGCAGCCTTCTCGGTTATGTAACCTGTTATTTCAGGTGATTCATAAACCTTTGCAAGAAGTGATTTGTCTATATCAAGCTTTTCAAGCACTTCATCAGACCAGCATCTGTTAGGAACATCGAGAAGCTGCATACCTGAAGCATCAGATACTTCAGTAGCATATTCACCTGTGAGCATGAAGCGTACATAGTCCTTTGGAAGAAGGATATGACGACACTTCTTGTAATTCTCAGGTTCGTTGTTTCTTACCCAGAGGATCTTTGAAGCTGTAA from Ruminococcus sp. HUN007 includes:
- the xylB gene encoding xylulokinase, which encodes MKYAIGVDIGTSGTKSVLFDETGKVMASASAEYPLYQEKNGYAEQEPTDWYNAAADTIKKIIADSGVDASDIAGVGLSGQMHGLVMLDENNEVIRKSIIWCDQRTAKECEEITEKVGAKRLIEITANPALTGFTASKILWVRNNEPENYKKCRHILLPKDYVRFMLTGEYATEVSDASGMQLLDVPNRCWSDEVLEKLDIDKSLLAKVYESPEITGYITEKAAQITGLKAGTPVVGGAGDNAAAAVGTGIVKDGKAFTTIGTSGVVFAHTSSVQIDPKGRVHTFCCAVPGCWHIMGVTQAAGLSLKWFRDNFCKEEMDKANAEGVSEYFLMDKEAESVKIGADKLLYLPYLMGERTPHLDPDIRGCFFGLSAMHTKAHFIRAVMEGVAYSLRDCKSIISEMGTEINDMMACGGGGTSPLWRTMLADLYDCPVKTVTCKEGPALGVAILAFVGTGVYESVEKACEVMIKTDKTQEPDASRTAEYEKYYQLYTKLYGSIAGNCKELAAL
- a CDS encoding GNAT family N-acetyltransferase produces the protein MKIRNVVLSDLESVTELESRCFTLAEAAKRNSFELRINKYCDTFWVVEDEGRIISMINGMPASKRDLCDQMYEDTSLFAPDGEWLMLFGVATDTEYRRKGNVSRLMSFVIEETKKRGRTGIVLTCKKELIKFYSRFGFVNEGVSDSSHGGAEWYQMRLSFQDELFRCAEKGEECSFYIRNRRYLLYGWNQCDGIYLNVGDEEGNIIWQAAEREWKECAEKFRVYYSSLI
- a CDS encoding nitroreductase family protein, with product MNSIYDRRSIRKYKDKSVDKQLITAMIDAGRVAPSAKNRQPWKYIVFSGQSKEEMLDKMEAGINREVNGSPSLPASSNGIPDARNTLKIMREAPVIILVLNTNGKSPFEPISADGRITEICDTLSIGASIQNILLKATELGLGTLWIANTCFAYRELTEYLDTKNQLVGAIAVGYPDESPNPRPRKSLDEIIEFR